A section of the Sphingomonas ginsenosidivorax genome encodes:
- a CDS encoding glycosyltransferase family 2 protein, whose translation MRSNFIQDYGGRIVTAWLAAYVHVDAFRLDPCAYLTAAKWWIKRKRVRARGQFAPLLGQSPKAYRLWALRQDRAGRTTLLQVDRPPILALVAAVGDDRELAITLRSLTAQGISAHVIDSGYTPGVRSGLINTLDEIDWASGPWLMPVVAGDRLASGAAGAYRAAIADQGLAEAPTRIVYADDDLSNRRNQRSAPHFKPDWNSELFRHFDYLTGACIVRARRQDIQELSGTQDWAQQLVIRAAGKGVPFHVREVLHHRRARIAPSVAAAPIVLRGDLPPVTVIIPIRNRVDLLRTCLDGVAATKYPDIEVIVVDNDSDDPQTLSYLAALDPARHRVVRHPGPFNYSAMNNRAVAGAHGQLICLLNNDVEVLEPDWLAMMAVQAMRKDVGAVGARLLYPDGRIQHAGVVIGVGNAAGHAHRFVHPDEEGYFRRHALAQFTTAVTGACLLVQRERFEAVGGLDEHNFAVAFNDVDLCLRLNQRGWQSLYEPRATLIHHESVSRGFDRDVAGAARFAGELAALQRIWKTDEIIDPWHHPHLSRAAERFTVMI comes from the coding sequence ATGCGATCGAACTTCATACAGGATTATGGCGGCAGGATAGTCACAGCCTGGCTCGCAGCCTATGTTCATGTCGATGCATTTCGGTTGGATCCGTGTGCCTATCTGACTGCCGCAAAATGGTGGATCAAGCGCAAGCGCGTGCGTGCCCGTGGGCAATTCGCGCCTCTTTTGGGCCAGTCGCCAAAAGCGTACAGGTTGTGGGCTTTACGCCAGGATCGAGCAGGAAGGACTACGCTCCTCCAGGTCGATCGACCCCCGATTCTCGCGCTGGTCGCTGCGGTCGGCGACGATCGCGAGTTGGCAATCACCCTTCGCAGCTTGACCGCGCAAGGTATCTCTGCCCACGTCATAGACTCCGGCTATACGCCCGGCGTTCGTTCCGGTCTCATCAACACGCTTGACGAGATCGACTGGGCCTCGGGCCCATGGCTGATGCCCGTCGTTGCTGGCGATAGGCTCGCATCCGGCGCGGCCGGCGCCTATCGGGCAGCGATCGCCGATCAGGGACTGGCTGAGGCACCGACCCGGATCGTTTACGCCGATGATGATTTGTCGAACCGGCGCAATCAGCGAAGTGCGCCACATTTCAAGCCGGACTGGAACAGCGAACTGTTCCGTCATTTCGATTATCTGACGGGCGCCTGCATCGTTCGCGCCCGGCGCCAGGATATTCAGGAACTGTCCGGAACGCAGGACTGGGCCCAGCAGCTTGTAATCCGGGCGGCGGGTAAGGGAGTGCCCTTTCATGTCCGCGAGGTCCTGCACCATCGCCGTGCGCGTATCGCTCCGTCAGTCGCGGCTGCGCCTATCGTTCTTCGCGGCGACCTGCCCCCCGTTACCGTCATTATACCGATCCGCAACCGCGTCGACCTATTGCGAACCTGCCTCGACGGGGTAGCGGCTACTAAGTATCCCGATATCGAAGTGATCGTGGTGGACAATGACAGTGACGATCCGCAGACGCTGTCCTATCTGGCCGCGCTAGATCCCGCGCGTCATCGGGTGGTACGTCATCCCGGCCCGTTCAATTATTCGGCGATGAACAACCGGGCGGTTGCAGGCGCGCACGGGCAACTGATCTGCCTGCTCAACAACGACGTCGAGGTCCTGGAGCCCGACTGGCTAGCGATGATGGCGGTGCAGGCAATGCGCAAAGACGTCGGAGCGGTCGGCGCCCGGCTGTTATATCCCGACGGCCGCATTCAGCATGCTGGCGTCGTAATTGGGGTAGGCAATGCGGCGGGCCACGCGCACCGCTTTGTCCATCCCGACGAAGAGGGGTATTTTCGCCGCCATGCCTTGGCGCAATTCACGACTGCCGTAACGGGGGCTTGCCTCCTCGTGCAACGAGAGCGGTTCGAGGCGGTCGGCGGGCTGGACGAGCACAATTTCGCGGTCGCCTTCAACGATGTCGACCTGTGTCTGCGATTGAACCAGCGCGGCTGGCAATCGCTGTACGAACCACGCGCGACGCTGATTCATCATGAATCGGTATCGCGCGGGTTTGATCGCGATGTTGCCGGCGCCGCGCGGTTCGCGGGGGAGTTGGCGGCGCTTCAGCGCATCTGGAAGACGGACGAGATCATCGATCCCTGGCATCATCCGCATCTCAGCCGCGCTGCCGAACGCTTCACGGTGATGATTTAA
- a CDS encoding DUF5672 family protein, whose product MSASRLSLPQVTLCAASSVNVAATIRALEYSLAQVEFGVCLLFTDAAITPGREEITVVPIAPITSAAAYSEFLLSRMIDHIETSHCMIAQWDGHVLNAKAWRPDFLDYDYIGASWPQFTDGYDVGNGGFSLRSRAMMENCRHPDFQTFHPEDIAIGRRNRGWLESRGMRFPSRALADRFSAERAGDPSTSFGYHGVWQMIHTIGVDAFWDVYRDLDDRSTVRHDFATILKQIRREKGGDGRTIRLIADRVRYAVSTRLKR is encoded by the coding sequence ATGTCCGCATCCCGGCTTTCCCTGCCGCAGGTCACATTGTGCGCGGCGTCCTCGGTCAACGTCGCCGCCACGATCCGCGCGTTGGAGTACAGTCTGGCGCAGGTCGAGTTCGGTGTGTGCCTGTTGTTCACCGATGCAGCGATCACGCCCGGGCGGGAGGAGATCACCGTGGTGCCGATCGCGCCGATCACGTCCGCGGCAGCATATTCAGAGTTCCTGCTGTCGCGCATGATCGATCATATCGAAACCTCGCATTGCATGATCGCACAGTGGGATGGGCATGTCCTGAACGCAAAGGCGTGGCGTCCGGACTTTCTCGACTACGACTATATCGGCGCCAGCTGGCCCCAGTTCACTGACGGTTACGACGTCGGCAATGGCGGCTTCTCGTTGCGGAGCCGCGCAATGATGGAAAACTGTAGGCATCCCGATTTCCAGACTTTCCATCCCGAGGACATCGCAATCGGGCGCCGCAATCGGGGCTGGCTGGAGAGCAGGGGCATGCGCTTTCCGTCCCGTGCGCTGGCCGATCGCTTTTCCGCCGAGCGCGCGGGCGACCCGAGCACCAGCTTCGGCTATCACGGCGTTTGGCAGATGATCCACACGATTGGGGTAGACGCGTTCTGGGATGTCTATCGTGACCTGGACGACCGCAGTACCGTGAGGCATGACTTCGCAACGATCCTGAAGCAGATAAGGCGGGAAAAGGGCGGCGATGGCCGTACCATACGCCTGATCGCGGACCGCGTCCGCTATGCCGTATCGACCCGTCTCAAACGATGA
- a CDS encoding phytanoyl-CoA dioxygenase family protein, with the protein MTNLLPGLPLVESPLFSAVAEAQGFTDEERRVATGLHEKGYAVLDFPDADIDARIARIKRDLAPHYGMDLTDPDSDKTIGERRVQDAWKTNEDVRAIAANEAILDLLGKLYGRTAFPFQTLNFPVGTQQEAHSDSVHFSSLPERFMCGVWLAMEDVGPDSGPLFYYPGSHRWPIMTNALIGRRGFGSDLASAQDPYGPAWRALRDAHGAQEEVFLARKGQALIWSANLLHGGSRQNDPRLTRWSQVTHYYFDDCIYYTPAFSDETLGNLAMRTISAISDGKPRPNRYLGEEITKVEAANRPGGRPSWRRCLKQAFR; encoded by the coding sequence TTGACGAACCTCCTTCCCGGTCTGCCACTGGTTGAGTCTCCGTTGTTTTCCGCCGTTGCGGAGGCGCAGGGCTTCACGGACGAGGAACGGCGGGTCGCGACCGGCCTGCATGAGAAGGGCTACGCCGTCCTGGACTTTCCCGACGCCGATATCGACGCCCGGATCGCACGGATCAAACGCGATCTCGCGCCGCATTACGGTATGGACCTAACCGACCCCGACAGCGACAAGACGATCGGCGAACGCCGGGTCCAGGATGCCTGGAAGACGAACGAGGACGTCCGCGCGATCGCGGCGAACGAGGCGATCCTCGATCTTCTGGGCAAGCTGTACGGGCGTACGGCGTTTCCTTTTCAGACCCTGAATTTTCCAGTCGGCACGCAACAGGAAGCGCATTCGGATTCCGTGCATTTTTCCAGCTTGCCCGAGCGGTTCATGTGTGGGGTCTGGCTAGCGATGGAGGATGTGGGGCCCGATTCGGGGCCGCTCTTCTACTATCCGGGGTCGCATCGCTGGCCGATCATGACCAACGCGCTGATCGGACGACGCGGCTTCGGCAGCGACCTGGCATCGGCACAAGACCCGTACGGCCCGGCATGGCGCGCTTTGCGCGATGCGCACGGCGCGCAGGAAGAAGTGTTCCTGGCACGCAAGGGGCAGGCGCTGATTTGGTCTGCCAACTTGCTGCACGGCGGCAGCCGTCAGAACGATCCGCGCCTGACCCGCTGGTCGCAGGTGACGCATTATTACTTCGATGACTGCATCTATTATACGCCGGCCTTCTCGGACGAAACACTGGGAAACCTAGCGATGCGGACGATCAGCGCGATCAGCGACGGAAAACCACGGCCGAACCGCTATCTCGGGGAAGAAATAACGAAAGTGGAAGCCGCGAATAGGCCTGGGGGGCGTCCTTCTTGGCGGCGTTGTCTTAAACAGGCGTTCCGTTGA
- a CDS encoding glycosyltransferase has translation MTDTNLRNASHINLIGKSDIDAGSAWATKIKQGWVSMVQEPETFDPSLKALCGRYEYAHCYALFQQYVGGRHVLDLSSGAGAGALMLAGQAASVTCLGTDRAATADARKRYPANNLSFVTGDCHDMPFDDDRFDVVVCDKTLGYLQQNRDLIGEVKRVLKADGMLVFSTSSMGKSDAGELSHMLGDHFDNVRATGVRMATVSVGFRVDRSDAQANLPSALTYTGSLKGDGALEVTADEIRLDRPDHVIVFCSDSELPLETGAASLFVSRDDDLWIKQAQLLKSLSGVHEELHAAQADLEKSRQDGRMLDRQNPQAAQRGASLATISRLLSRMAGESVSDDSDTIVEHLFALNETMVVQRGRLEAANALDSQLAMITGEMTDLKAQLADASAKVESAESLLDSERSASATIEETVAALQEQLADTVALVNVERSRADALQDRLNDGAALLDREREDAARLRTQLDEQRAARTPAAPDDQLRSDFQALKRKYEALLSHGGANAVAAPRATAPSASAANTRQAAGTRRELERFVKLHGNVQRQIGSASQGVQAHLAPRQTRTVQRSLLKRWARKFDRDAAPFRTIVFNSQWLASQSPAASDIGLGRYLRDSSLWMLDPHPLFSSTNYVAKNPDVGSEGICPLLHYLDYGWREGRNPHPYFLNDWYLGQDTDLAATLTVSPLEHYLDRGWREGRAPNPLFNPQAYLERYPDVGEAGIEPLTHYLMYGLNEKREIPVPAINPAWESLLPGDDRKLGLLDFILERPPLALPEDSVVVGPTVVMPSWPPERLNDFWLPQKLRDFIIEGGNGSEIDLYTYLCSVMEAFRDTPETFAQSDPCRIISERIRALSSARFAQMPNRPDASIIIPVYNNVIDTLLCISSVLEDGTSRSYEIIVADDGSNDATPQIIANLGGVVRYLRQPRNYGFLGNCNEAAKQASGHHIVLLNNDTLVMPIWLDALLDTFDQHENVGLSGSKLISWDGTLQEAGGIYWNDGSAWNFGRGADAHAAEFNYLKDVDYISGAAIALPTAIWRAMCGFDEIYAPAYCEDADIAFRLREAGYRTLLNPASEVLHHEGRSHGRDVNSGIKAYQVKNQETFLERWRSVLERDHYPNAQNVMRARDRSYFKKHVLVIDHYIPQWDQDAGSRSTFMCIKALLNLGYAVTFWPDNLWRDPQYTPRLQQMGVEVIYGGQHQGGFADFMRSRLGLYDAVFANRPHIAVNYLDIVRKNSAATIIYYGHDLHFKRMMNAQSVGEPVDDLSIATMRDRELTVCAQADVVLYPDQLEVDIVKDELGGDRVYTALPVYAFDTDKFEEGARALPMIVRNNRLRLLFVGGFNHTPNQDGILWFVRDVFPIIQKTFGGVHLTIVGSKATEAVLALAGGGIEIAGFVSDDRLAELYAEASLVIAPLRYGGGVKGKVIEAMATGVPLVTTPTGAQGLKDPESLMLVASAADEFAQAVVQALTDRVEATHRARRALEYVRSHYSMDTLRTMFHELIG, from the coding sequence ATGACTGATACGAATTTGAGGAACGCGTCGCATATCAATTTGATTGGCAAGTCCGATATCGATGCAGGCAGCGCTTGGGCCACGAAGATAAAACAGGGTTGGGTAAGTATGGTTCAAGAGCCGGAAACGTTCGACCCGAGTTTGAAGGCGCTTTGCGGGAGGTACGAGTACGCGCATTGCTATGCGTTGTTTCAGCAATATGTCGGTGGCAGGCATGTTCTCGATCTTTCGAGTGGTGCAGGTGCTGGAGCACTGATGCTGGCGGGGCAGGCCGCGTCTGTAACCTGTCTTGGTACTGATCGAGCCGCGACCGCTGACGCCAGAAAGCGGTATCCGGCGAACAACCTGAGTTTCGTGACGGGGGACTGCCATGACATGCCGTTCGATGACGATCGTTTCGACGTCGTCGTCTGCGACAAGACACTGGGATATCTGCAGCAAAATCGGGATCTGATTGGCGAGGTAAAGCGTGTTCTGAAAGCCGACGGAATGCTCGTCTTTTCGACATCGAGCATGGGGAAATCGGATGCCGGCGAACTCAGCCATATGCTGGGCGACCATTTCGACAATGTCCGGGCGACCGGCGTGCGGATGGCGACGGTGTCGGTGGGGTTCCGGGTGGACCGCTCGGACGCACAGGCGAATCTGCCGAGCGCGCTCACCTACACGGGCAGCCTGAAAGGCGATGGCGCACTCGAGGTGACCGCGGACGAGATCCGGCTCGATCGCCCGGACCATGTCATCGTCTTCTGTTCCGATTCCGAACTCCCGTTAGAGACGGGGGCGGCGAGCCTGTTCGTATCCCGGGACGACGATCTGTGGATCAAGCAAGCGCAGCTGCTGAAGTCCCTGTCCGGGGTTCACGAGGAACTCCACGCGGCTCAGGCCGATCTCGAAAAAAGCCGCCAGGACGGCCGCATGCTCGATCGGCAAAATCCCCAGGCGGCGCAAAGGGGCGCATCGCTGGCAACGATTTCGCGGCTCCTGTCGAGGATGGCGGGCGAATCGGTCAGCGACGATTCCGATACCATCGTCGAGCATCTTTTCGCCCTGAACGAGACGATGGTGGTCCAGCGCGGCAGGCTCGAAGCGGCGAACGCGCTCGACTCGCAACTTGCGATGATCACGGGCGAGATGACGGACTTGAAGGCGCAACTGGCCGACGCCAGCGCCAAAGTCGAAAGCGCCGAATCACTTCTCGACAGCGAACGCAGCGCGTCGGCAACCATCGAGGAGACTGTCGCTGCACTCCAAGAGCAGCTGGCGGATACCGTTGCGCTGGTGAACGTCGAACGCAGCCGCGCCGACGCCTTGCAGGATCGCCTGAACGACGGCGCCGCGTTGTTGGATCGCGAACGCGAGGACGCAGCAAGGCTCAGGACACAACTCGACGAGCAACGCGCCGCCCGCACACCCGCTGCGCCCGACGATCAGCTCCGGTCAGATTTCCAGGCGCTGAAAAGGAAATACGAAGCGCTGCTGTCGCATGGCGGTGCGAACGCCGTCGCGGCGCCTCGCGCAACCGCCCCGTCCGCTTCGGCTGCAAACACTCGGCAGGCTGCTGGTACTCGGCGCGAACTGGAGCGTTTCGTCAAGCTCCACGGCAACGTCCAACGCCAGATCGGGTCCGCGTCGCAAGGCGTGCAGGCGCATCTTGCCCCCCGCCAGACGCGAACGGTGCAGCGATCGCTGCTGAAGCGGTGGGCGAGGAAATTTGATCGGGATGCGGCGCCGTTCCGGACGATCGTGTTCAATTCGCAGTGGCTGGCATCGCAATCCCCGGCGGCGAGTGACATCGGACTGGGTCGCTATCTGCGCGATTCAAGCCTATGGATGCTCGATCCCCATCCGCTGTTTTCCTCGACCAACTATGTCGCGAAAAATCCCGATGTCGGCAGCGAAGGCATTTGCCCGCTGCTGCATTATCTGGACTATGGCTGGCGCGAAGGCCGAAATCCGCATCCCTATTTCCTGAACGACTGGTATCTCGGCCAGGATACGGATCTCGCCGCCACGCTGACGGTCAGCCCGCTCGAACATTATCTGGACCGTGGCTGGCGCGAAGGTCGCGCGCCGAACCCCTTGTTCAACCCGCAGGCCTATCTTGAGCGCTATCCCGATGTCGGGGAGGCCGGGATCGAGCCACTGACCCATTATCTGATGTATGGACTAAACGAGAAGCGCGAGATCCCCGTGCCTGCGATCAATCCGGCATGGGAGTCCCTGCTGCCGGGCGACGATCGCAAGCTTGGTCTTCTCGATTTCATATTAGAGCGTCCGCCTCTCGCGCTGCCCGAGGATTCGGTCGTGGTCGGCCCGACCGTGGTCATGCCGAGCTGGCCCCCAGAGAGGCTGAACGATTTCTGGCTCCCGCAGAAGTTGCGCGATTTCATCATTGAGGGTGGCAACGGCAGCGAGATCGACCTCTACACGTATCTGTGTTCGGTGATGGAGGCGTTCAGGGATACGCCCGAGACGTTCGCGCAATCGGATCCGTGCCGGATCATTTCCGAACGCATCAGGGCGTTGTCGTCGGCGCGTTTTGCCCAGATGCCAAATCGACCTGATGCGTCGATCATCATTCCGGTCTACAACAACGTCATCGACACGTTGCTGTGCATCAGTTCTGTGCTTGAGGATGGGACGTCACGGTCCTACGAGATCATCGTCGCCGATGACGGATCGAACGATGCGACACCCCAGATCATCGCCAATCTGGGCGGCGTCGTAAGGTATCTGCGTCAGCCACGCAATTATGGCTTCCTGGGCAACTGCAACGAGGCGGCGAAGCAGGCAAGTGGGCACCATATCGTTCTGTTGAACAACGATACGCTCGTCATGCCCATTTGGCTCGACGCGTTGCTGGACACGTTCGATCAGCACGAGAATGTTGGCCTTTCCGGGTCAAAGCTGATCAGCTGGGACGGCACGTTGCAGGAAGCCGGCGGTATCTACTGGAACGACGGATCGGCATGGAATTTCGGTCGTGGCGCCGACGCTCACGCCGCCGAATTCAACTATTTGAAGGATGTTGATTACATCTCGGGTGCGGCGATCGCTCTACCTACGGCGATCTGGCGTGCGATGTGCGGTTTCGACGAGATCTATGCGCCTGCCTATTGCGAGGATGCCGATATTGCGTTCCGTTTGCGGGAAGCGGGCTATCGAACCCTATTGAACCCAGCGTCGGAAGTGTTGCATCACGAGGGCCGTAGCCACGGGCGAGACGTTAACTCCGGGATCAAGGCGTATCAGGTCAAAAATCAGGAGACTTTCCTGGAGCGTTGGCGCTCGGTATTGGAACGCGACCATTACCCCAATGCGCAGAACGTCATGCGCGCCCGCGATAGGTCGTACTTCAAGAAACATGTCCTAGTGATCGACCATTACATTCCGCAGTGGGACCAGGACGCCGGGTCCCGTTCGACGTTCATGTGCATAAAGGCGCTGTTGAACCTGGGTTATGCCGTCACCTTCTGGCCCGACAATCTGTGGCGCGACCCGCAATATACGCCGCGGCTCCAGCAGATGGGTGTCGAGGTGATATACGGCGGACAGCATCAGGGCGGATTTGCGGACTTCATGCGATCACGCCTTGGTCTTTACGATGCCGTCTTTGCGAATCGCCCTCATATCGCAGTGAATTATCTCGACATTGTTCGCAAGAACAGCGCGGCGACGATCATCTATTATGGCCATGACCTCCACTTCAAGCGCATGATGAACGCGCAGTCGGTTGGCGAGCCGGTGGACGATTTGAGCATTGCCACTATGCGGGACCGGGAGTTGACGGTCTGTGCGCAAGCGGACGTAGTGCTCTATCCCGACCAGCTCGAGGTGGATATCGTAAAGGATGAGTTGGGCGGCGACCGCGTCTACACTGCACTACCCGTCTATGCCTTCGATACGGACAAGTTCGAGGAAGGCGCACGTGCGCTCCCCATGATCGTCCGTAACAATCGCTTGCGCCTACTATTCGTCGGTGGATTTAATCATACCCCTAACCAGGATGGGATATTGTGGTTCGTCCGGGATGTCTTCCCGATCATCCAGAAGACGTTCGGCGGTGTGCATTTGACGATCGTGGGTTCCAAGGCGACCGAGGCTGTACTGGCACTGGCCGGGGGGGGGATCGAGATCGCGGGTTTCGTGTCCGATGATCGTTTGGCGGAACTGTACGCGGAAGCGTCGTTGGTCATCGCCCCCCTGCGATACGGCGGCGGCGTCAAGGGCAAGGTCATCGAAGCCATGGCCACCGGCGTTCCGCTGGTCACCACCCCGACCGGCGCACAAGGATTGAAGGATCCGGAAAGCCTGATGTTGGTCGCTTCGGCGGCGGATGAATTCGCGCAAGCGGTCGTCCAGGCGTTGACCGACCGAGTGGAGGCAACCCATCGCGCCCGTCGGGCGCTGGAGTATGTCCGGTCACATTATTCGATGGATACCCTCCGGACGATGTTCCACGAGTTGATAGGTTGA
- a CDS encoding acyltransferase: MTLHPRLKEIIRSSRFSTIIPEDLEDTIGNLVAIDVDAAANIGINVRPGSTTPIIFVTDAMKYVGNVDVNSIFDDTMLYFDNRESRGQLFASINMHGEQAHCVFEDAGKDYVALHILNMRSHRQNFYLGKKSTAVGLSIEMEGEDTVCVVGEDALISSGVWLRNHDMHSVVDLKTGRIVNSAQGDILIERHVWLGQDVLAVGDQHIGFGTIIGARSFLKKPIPPKCIAAGTPARVLKENMSWGRLNGLVSEAERAVLEELSATAS, encoded by the coding sequence ATGACACTTCACCCCCGACTCAAAGAAATTATCCGGTCTTCGCGGTTCTCTACAATAATCCCGGAAGACCTTGAAGATACAATAGGTAATTTAGTTGCGATTGACGTGGATGCTGCCGCGAATATTGGTATCAATGTTCGCCCGGGTAGCACGACACCGATAATATTTGTTACCGATGCGATGAAATATGTCGGAAACGTCGATGTCAATTCGATATTTGATGATACGATGCTGTATTTCGATAATCGCGAGAGCCGAGGCCAGCTTTTTGCCTCAATAAATATGCACGGCGAGCAGGCACACTGCGTATTTGAGGATGCGGGGAAGGATTATGTCGCCCTTCACATACTGAATATGAGAAGTCATAGACAAAACTTCTACCTAGGAAAGAAGAGCACCGCCGTAGGTCTTTCGATAGAAATGGAGGGCGAAGATACAGTGTGCGTTGTTGGAGAGGATGCATTGATATCTTCGGGCGTTTGGCTGCGCAACCATGACATGCACAGCGTAGTTGACCTGAAAACTGGTAGGATAGTCAACTCCGCGCAGGGTGATATCCTTATTGAACGTCATGTTTGGCTTGGACAGGACGTCCTCGCCGTCGGCGACCAACATATTGGATTTGGCACCATCATCGGCGCCAGATCCTTTCTTAAGAAACCGATCCCCCCGAAATGCATAGCTGCCGGCACTCCGGCTAGGGTATTAAAGGAAAATATGTCCTGGGGTCGGCTTAACGGGCTTGTCTCCGAAGCCGAGCGCGCAGTTCTCGAAGAACTCTCAGCGACAGCATCTTGA
- a CDS encoding glycosyltransferase, whose amino-acid sequence MSAEKKISVIGHPFVPIGMGEQMRSFVRAAECVQIDCEIVDVYQWAPRTDPAHLDLVGGRESSIPTQKICIYHLNGDEVEPCLAALEARGFNFADHINIVMPAWELPIYPEVWAEKLRRFDACWAISEFVNASLSDAGLPSTFVGQAAEIEKRSFLPRRHFGIRESAFAILHFFDTSSYIARKNPAAAIDAFRQLRERRPFDDLQLILKVKGDMATPDFVQSVAVQSNDVVIIDEQLTTFRVQSLIRCADVFLSLHRSEGYGRGLAEAMSLGGLAVGTGWSGNLDFMNSGNSLLIDYNLVPVKDDEYPFGKGNRWAEADPSDAAVKLQRITDSPAEFRQLAARGARDLFAHSGYRAVGLRILQALEGVGA is encoded by the coding sequence GTGAGCGCGGAAAAGAAGATTTCGGTGATAGGGCACCCCTTCGTTCCAATCGGGATGGGGGAGCAAATGCGCTCCTTCGTTCGTGCTGCAGAATGCGTGCAGATCGATTGCGAGATTGTTGATGTCTATCAATGGGCACCTCGCACCGATCCGGCGCATTTGGACCTCGTAGGGGGTCGCGAGTCGTCAATTCCTACGCAAAAAATCTGCATCTATCACCTGAACGGCGATGAGGTCGAGCCGTGCCTCGCAGCGCTTGAAGCGCGCGGGTTCAATTTCGCCGATCACATCAACATTGTGATGCCCGCATGGGAGTTGCCGATCTATCCCGAGGTTTGGGCGGAGAAGCTTCGGCGGTTCGATGCATGCTGGGCGATCTCGGAGTTCGTCAATGCCTCGTTAAGCGATGCCGGGTTGCCGAGCACGTTCGTGGGACAGGCGGCAGAAATTGAGAAGCGCAGCTTCCTGCCGCGTCGGCATTTCGGCATCCGTGAGTCCGCCTTCGCCATTCTGCATTTCTTCGACACCAGCTCCTATATCGCCCGGAAGAACCCTGCAGCCGCGATCGATGCGTTTCGTCAATTGCGCGAAAGGCGGCCGTTCGACGACCTGCAGCTGATCCTGAAGGTCAAGGGCGACATGGCGACACCGGACTTCGTCCAAAGCGTGGCCGTGCAGTCGAACGACGTTGTCATTATCGACGAACAGCTGACCACCTTCCGCGTGCAAAGTCTGATCCGCTGCGCGGATGTGTTCCTGTCGCTTCACCGTTCCGAGGGGTATGGCCGTGGGCTTGCGGAGGCAATGTCGCTTGGCGGTCTGGCGGTCGGTACCGGCTGGTCTGGCAACCTGGACTTCATGAACTCCGGCAATTCTCTGCTGATCGATTACAATCTGGTTCCGGTTAAGGACGATGAATACCCGTTCGGAAAGGGAAATCGGTGGGCCGAAGCCGACCCGTCGGACGCGGCCGTCAAGCTGCAGAGAATAACCGATTCCCCGGCGGAGTTCAGGCAGCTGGCAGCGCGTGGCGCGCGCGATCTGTTCGCGCACAGCGGCTACCGGGCGGTAGGCCTTCGCATTCTTCAGGCGCTCGAAGGAGTAGGGGCGTGA